TAGTATTTTTGCTTTGTGTGATATAGGGAGCGTTCAGCATGTTTTCTCCCCTCAGGTTCAAGGCCATTCCCCACCAGGATCCGCCTTGGTATTGGACTCCCAAGCGAAGACGTCTGAAGTTCCAATCTACGGAGTTAAAGTCCCCGTTTCCGTTATTATAATTGGATCCGGTTTGGGCGGAAATTCCCCTAAATTGGACCCTTCCGGTGATAGTGAGTCTTTCTTTTTGGGGTTCATCGGGACGATTGGTAAGGTGATTCGGGTATGCATTGAATTTAGGATCATGCTTATTGATCGCCTTATCGATCTTACTCTTAAATCTTCCCGGGCCGGGTTTGGTAAACAACTGTCCGTCCTGATCCTCATATATGGTGATTTCTTCCGGCTTCGGTTTTTCCGGAGCTGGCTTAGGGGGTTCTCCTCCTCCCTGTGCTAAGTGTTCTTGAGAGAATGCCGTTCCGGAAAGTAATAATAATCCGAAAGGCAGTAACCTTAGGAGGCAAAAGCGACCTAGGCCTATCATCTCATTCTTTTCTGCGTTCTTCTTCATTCAGAGTCCCTTGGTTTTTTTCGCAAATGAGGGGATTCCCTCGCGAATTCTATTTCTTACGTTCAGGTAACAGAATGATCTCAGAAGGTTACAAAATGATTACAACATGGCGAGGATTTGGTTACAAAGCCGAGACGAGGCCTTTTTGCGGAAGTTCGGCATTAGTATAGTTACAAATTAGGAACGGGATTATCTAATCATATGTTTGTTGTTTTGGAATTTAGAGATCCGATTGCTCGACCGACCCGGAAGAAAAAGATGCGAAGCCGAGACTTAAAGCTAAACGGATAATATTCGGTTGAAAGGATTGTAGATTGAGGGAATGGCGAAGGGTTATTCTATTCTTCTCAGGTATGTTAGAAAAATAGAATAAGGGATCATGGATCTTTCCTCCGCGCTCATTCCTCTTGAAAAGGGATAAGAGGGGAGGAAAGTCGTCGTTTAATACAGATTGAAACGGACAGGTACCAGAACTTTTACGGTTATGGCCTTTCCTTCCAAAATCGAAGGGGAGTATTTCTTCCTGTAAAAGGTTTCGATCGCGGAATTTTCCAGACCGTAACCCAATGCTTTTCCGATGTTTCGGACTCTTAAGACTTCTCCCGAGTCTGCGATGACTACTTCTAATGTCAAGGTTCCCGTAACACCGGCAGCCTGAGCGTCCTTGGTATAAGCAGGGATCAGGTTAGGAGATAGATCCACCGGGGCGGTTGCTCCGGAAATAACTTGGTCTTGGGCGCCGGCGATTCTCGGATCCTCTTTTTTCTTGAGAGTATCCGTTTCTTCGAAATCTCCGTCGTCGGGGGATCCCGTATTCGGGTCCTGGATCACCAAGTTGTCTACGAAAGCCACCTCATCCACCAAGCTCTCTAATCGGTTGGATTGGAAAGAAGGAATGTACCAGAAGGAAAA
This sequence is a window from Leptospira wolffii serovar Khorat str. Khorat-H2. Protein-coding genes within it:
- a CDS encoding energy transducer TonB yields the protein MEVNQKTTIEAPRGKLRKFVDRYRVEFWVGVSIILQLLLFSFWYIPSFQSNRLESLVDEVAFVDNLVIQDPNTGSPDDGDFEETDTLKKKEDPRIAGAQDQVISGATAPVDLSPNLIPAYTKDAQAAGVTGTLTLEVVIADSGEVLRVRNIGKALGYGLENSAIETFYRKKYSPSILEGKAITVKVLVPVRFNLY